The genomic window CAGAGCTACGGATGTGGGGCAGGGGTGTTTatcggggtgcaggcagggctggataTTGGGGAGCAGCACGTGCAGGGCAGCAGAGCACAAGTCGGGCTGGTTATTGGGGTGCAGGGCAGCGGGGGGACAAGGCAGGGGTGTTTATCGGGGTGCAAGGCACAGCAGGTACAGCACAGCACTGTTTTTTCGGGGCGCAACGCAAGGAGGGGCACCCCCTTTTCCGGAACAAAGCGCAAGCTCCCACACACGGCTCTTTGCACCCCCTTTATTTCCTCTAGAGAAGGGCACCCGCGTCCCCGCGTCCCGTCTAGATTCCACCCAGCGACGCGGCCCAGCGGAGGGGAGGGAAATGACGTCATTGGTctctttttggggttttttttacagaaatacagtatGTTTATGCACAGACTATTTACACTCAAGCCCCTCTCTTGCATATAAGTGGGGAAATCCAAACTCTTTTCCAGCCGGATGGCGGCAAAAAGCCGGCGGGATGTTTTCTTTGGCCGAGGACCCggaggtgggatggagggggaagaggagccgccccggggccgctaacccccccccccgaacacCACGCTGCCGGCTTCCCCCCACGCTCCCGGCCCTTCCCACGAAACCCTCGAGGGATTTTCCTCCTTGGAGTCTggcagggcgcgggcagcgcTCTTCCCAAGCCGAGTTTTCTGGTTTCAAGCCAGAAAAGTGAGCGGCCGAAGCTCTTGCATAGCCAGTGCTGCTGCGGGTgcaggggggggggaaaaagggctgAGCTGGGCAAGACAGCCGGCAGCAAGAAAATGGGTAATAAAAGCAATTAAAGGGATCACCGGGAGCTTACAACCTGTCCTAAAACTCCTTCCCTAAACCACCGTACCCTCTGCGGAGCCAGCCTCGAGTTTTTCGGTGCTGCGGTGCTGACGTCGATGTATCCCTgcgtggtttttttcctattcgGTTTGTTTTAAACagccccaaaaaaacccctctctgtCCCTGCCGGCGAGCTCCGGGTTTGGCTGCAGGTCTGGATGCGCCGGATCGACTTTCCCTGGGCTCTCCGGCACCGGGGAAGCGTTCGCTCCTCGAGGTCCGGCATCTCTCAGGGCTTGCAGAAGGAACGAGGTAATAAAcaaagagcaggagagaaaacCACTGAGATTAAAAGTGGGGGCAAAAAGCAGGAAAGTCAGATTGGCGAGGAGATCAGGAACTTGCATAAAAGCTACAGGCAGAGAGGCCGGTTTTCCAGTGCAGGCTCAACCTGCTTCCCGGGAGCTGTCGCTGTACCAAAGTCCGGTTGTATCTTGGCTAAAAAAACCCCCGAGATTTGCTCGCTGAGACGCTGAGAGGAGCCGGACGCCACGGTGGAGGGGAacagagccccccaaaaaccaCCGCCGGCATCAGAACTTCTTTGAAATCAGCCGCCCGCTTGCAAACCTCGCTCGGGGGTTTTTACGGCGGTGACAGTCCCCAACAGCCGGCCCCGAAACCGTCACCGTTCTCCCCCGAGCCTGAAATAAAGTGCAAAATGCTCGTGTGGTCAGAAAAGAGGATCAGAGGGAGCGGCGGAGGGGGTCGCTTTACCTTCCTCCTGCCGTACAGCCGCTATAAAGCGCCGTTCCTCTCCCACCAGCACGCCACGGCCGGCGTttcccctatatatatatataaatatatacacgcACCCGTGCGTCACGGCGGAGAGAAAGCAAGTTCGCCGCGCGCCGGGCTGGGAATCCAGCGggattcccccccctccttcccggCGCAGGGTGGGGAGGAGACGTCCGACGGGGAAGAGCGGATCCCACCGCCCCTCGGGCCGGGGAGAAGCCGCGCAGGGGGGGATGACGCCGTCGTTATTTCGACCAGCCGAGCCGGTGAGGGGTTAAAAATTACACCGTGGAGTTAATAAAATAAGGGATAGGAAGAAAATGTTGATATCTGATCTGAAAAGTTCTTTCCGCTGCACGGGAGAGATCAGAAGAGTGAAGGAGGTGCCGAGAAAGTGAAGTTTGGGGGTGGGAGAAAGCCGTGACCGCGTCCCGGTGCCGGCGGCATCAGGGGGTGTATGCCGGCGGTGGCTGGAATTGGTTGATGACTTCGTACTCGGCCGGGTAAGGTTCGTTCTCCTCCATCTCGGACAGGAGCTCCAGGGCTTGCTCCTCTTCCTCGGTGGGGTAGTGCCGCAGCAGGTTGGCGGCGGTGGCGAGGATAGAGGCTCCCCCGGCGCCCGCCACCAGGTAGAAGCTGACGGCGAAGGTGACGTAGACTTGGGAACCGTGGTATTTTTTGTGCTGCTGTTGTTGGGCGAGGATCAGCTCCGAGGCCCAGTAGCAGAATCCGATGACGGTGGCGCACTGCAGGACTGAGAGAGAGACGGGGAGAAAAGGCTGAGGaaccagcaaaaaaataaatcgGCAAGTTGGTTTTACGGGCTGATTCGGCAAAGGGACGCCGAGTCCTGCTTGCCGGCGGTTTAAGCGAGCAGAGTGCGAGAGCCTGCGGTGAAAGCGGGCGGCGGATGCCCGAAATCCGGCCCGAGAGAGGGGAAAACGTGGTGGAGGATCACAGGCTGAGAACGAACCCGGCTGAGCGGGGCGGCCAGCAACACAAACCAAAGCCGAAGGCTTTGGAaggggttggtttgggtttttttttgcgaCCTAGAAGGAGCGGCGGGGACAAATCGGCGCTCGGGGTTTGGGGCAGGCTGACAGCTCGGACTTTCCCTGAGCCGCTCAGGTCTGACGCGGGTAATTCTGCCAGGGATAAGGGATGTTAAAGCTCCTTCGACCTCACGAGCCAGAAAAAAATGACCTTCTTCCTCAGAAAGGCGCTCCGGGATCTCTTTGAAAAATAAGACCCATTAGCAGACGCTTAATGTTCATCCTCGACTTCTTTCCCCCAAGATTTAACTCCAATTTTAGCTGCGTGAGGCTGCTGTTGCCCTTCAGACCCGAAAGGTCGCGAAGGGGAAGCTCTGCAGGTAGGATGGGCGCCGCAGCTCCGAATCgaaggctgggggggggaaaaaaaccttcgGGGGCTTTTTTTCCCGTTTCCTTGAGGGTCAGggatggaaaaaagaaacctcatCCTGTGAGGTTTTTGATTTACCTGTGAGGATGTGAGCGAAAGCGTAGCGGCGAGTGATCTTTAACGCCGGGTGCTTGGGGCCGAAGACGTCCAGGAGGAAAGCTGAGAGGCTGCAGATGATTCCCAGGAAGCAGAAGGCGGCGATGACCCGGAGCAGCAGGACCGTCTGCGGGTTCATGCAATAATCTGCCAGGTGAAGAAGAGAGGCAGCTGCTGAGCACCAGAAAACTCCTTTTTTCCACCCAAATCGTTCACCAGACAGAGCAACCGGTACCACAACACCCCCCCTGCTCCGATCCCGCGTTTTCCTTTGAGGTTTAAAAACGCGGCTCTCGACAGAAACCGGAGCACAGCGGGGCGCTTTTAATTAGGCTCTAGAAAACGAACCTCCTTTATACAGCAGCAGTAGGCCTGGGCACGTATTTCGCTTTACAAACTATGATTGCAATGGAAATTAAAGCTAAATAAACACCTCCGACACACCAAAGCGGCCGAGATAACAAAGCAGGTTGCACGGGTTCCTTATTTAAAGCGAAGCTGGGGGCGTTACTAGAAAGTCTTTTAATTAACGCCACGTCCCGCCGGCGAACAAGAGGAGGACGTAACCCCCGCGGCGAGAGAGATCCCGCTCTCCTCCATCCCAATTCGAGCGCGTGCGGGCTCTGCCCGTCCGTTACCGGCTCCGCAGCCGGCGCTGGGGGTATCCGGAGGGTCAAAGTCACCACGAGGCagtggggaaaggaaggaggggaaggggctccGGTCACCTCCCCCTCTGCGATCCACCGGAGATTTTAATAAATATAGGCAGGCGTTGGTTTTAACATCACATTAAAAAGCGTTAATAAAGACACTGGCGTGATACACGGTTGGAAAGGAGCCGGGGGACGACGACGGAAGGCAAGCGGGTGGGGGGCCATCGGAACTGCGCATTTGAAGGCTTTAGCTGCATCGGCTTCGTGCtttaactcattaaaaaaaccccacaaaccccaACAACGCATAAATTAGCTCAAAAAATATGGTGGGAACAACGTTTTTGTGCTTCCCGACTGATTTAACGGCACCGGGGCTGCTCGGGCAGGGGGCCAGGCCCGTTTTGCTGCCAGTAACCGCGAACACACAGGTTTATTGCTGATATTTGCAGCTGAATTTGTTCGGCGGGGCGGCACAGCGAGGCCTGAAGGGTTTTAGTACTAAAATGGGGAAATCCCACCTCATTTTGGTGCTGTTGGAAGGCAAAAACCTTTATTATTAACCTTCACGAAGAGGCGCAGGGGGGTGGCTGAGGCTCAGCGGTGTTTCGGGACGGCCCAGGCGAGGCCCGGAGCCCCCCCTCTAACCCCTgagagccggccgccccccgcgaCACcgggcccggggaccccccctccaCCCGGCCCAGCCTCACCTCGGAGCAGCTCGGGGTCGACGTAGCCCAGGACATCGGCGACGCCCAGCTCCTGGCGGGCGCAGGTCCCGCCGTG from Calonectris borealis chromosome 27, bCalBor7.hap1.2, whole genome shotgun sequence includes these protein-coding regions:
- the TMEM127 gene encoding transmembrane protein 127, with product MYTPGGPGLPGGRRRRGGGAAGSGLPKQPERSLASALPGALSITALCTALAEPAWLRIHGGTCARQELGVADVLGYVDPELLRDYCMNPQTVLLLRVIAAFCFLGIICSLSAFLLDVFGPKHPALKITRRYAFAHILTVLQCATVIGFCYWASELILAQQQQHKKYHGSQVYVTFAVSFYLVAGAGGASILATAANLLRHYPTEEEEQALELLSEMEENEPYPAEYEVINQFQPPPAYTP